The Pseudomonas sp. R4-35-07 genome contains a region encoding:
- a CDS encoding S24 family peptidase: MNTSGDRLKALLREVHLSASDFAKNRGVTPQHVNNWFKRGVPMGRLNEFAELLCVSSRWLSDGRGPKHPPVNYLLDGPTARIAPTREDIGKYLTGPACRPDNTDVEIPLHPTFTSTERIRVTQHTLETLNVNPDRAVGAYMVDNSMIDIIQQGATLAIDKGRTQIIDGEIYAVEHDGMLRIKYLYNRPGGGLRMRSHNASEHPDEYLTYDERFEQNFQIVGWVFWWSTLNNRRPPVPLDEHLLGWEGSESEPEVGN; encoded by the coding sequence ATGAATACATCAGGTGATCGTTTAAAAGCGCTATTACGGGAAGTTCATCTTTCCGCCTCCGACTTCGCCAAGAATCGCGGCGTCACGCCTCAGCACGTGAACAACTGGTTCAAACGCGGCGTCCCCATGGGCCGACTCAACGAGTTCGCAGAACTGCTGTGCGTTTCCAGTCGCTGGTTAAGCGATGGCCGCGGCCCCAAACACCCACCGGTCAACTACCTGTTGGACGGCCCCACCGCAAGGATTGCACCGACCCGCGAAGACATCGGCAAATACCTCACAGGCCCTGCCTGCCGCCCGGATAATACCGACGTGGAGATCCCCCTCCACCCCACATTCACCTCAACCGAACGCATCCGCGTCACCCAGCACACCCTCGAAACCCTCAACGTAAATCCCGACCGCGCGGTAGGCGCCTACATGGTCGACAACAGCATGATCGACATCATCCAACAAGGCGCCACCCTCGCCATCGATAAAGGCCGCACTCAAATCATCGACGGCGAAATCTACGCCGTCGAACACGACGGCATGCTGCGCATCAAATACCTCTACAACCGACCTGGCGGTGGCCTGCGCATGCGCAGCCACAACGCCAGCGAACACCCGGACGAATACCTCACCTACGACGAACGCTTCGAGCAGAACTTCCAGATAGTCGGCTGGGTATTCTGGTGGTCCACCCTCAACAACCGCCGCCCACCAGTACCGCTGGACGAACACCTGCTGGGCTGGGAAGGCTCTGAATCGGAACCGGAGGTGGGCAACTGA
- a CDS encoding zinc-dependent peptidase, producing the protein MWSLSAWRRRRLLAKHPIADDTWQRVRHHLTFLDGITAEQDQWLREACVLFLAEKHLTALPGVELHQEQRLLLAAQAQLPLMNLGDLDWYQGFHEIVLYPDDFLSPQRHRDASGVEHEWDGEHSGEAWQQGPVILAWPGVLASGQWAGYNLVIHELAHKLDMLNGDANGLPPLHNDMRVQEWASVMQSAFDDLNRQLDANPDADTEIDPYAAENPAEFFAVTSEYFFSAPDLLVSHYPQVYAQLSRFYRQDPLARLTQLQAHDPRYQPQGE; encoded by the coding sequence ATGTGGTCCCTCAGCGCCTGGCGTCGCCGGCGCCTGCTGGCCAAGCACCCGATTGCCGATGACACCTGGCAACGGGTGCGTCACCACCTGACCTTCCTCGACGGCATCACCGCCGAGCAAGACCAGTGGCTGCGCGAAGCCTGTGTGCTGTTCCTCGCCGAAAAACACCTCACCGCCCTGCCCGGCGTCGAACTGCATCAGGAACAGCGCTTGCTGCTCGCGGCCCAGGCGCAACTGCCGCTGATGAACCTGGGTGACCTCGACTGGTATCAGGGCTTCCATGAAATCGTGCTGTACCCTGACGACTTTCTCAGCCCGCAACGCCATCGCGATGCCAGCGGCGTGGAACATGAGTGGGACGGCGAGCACAGCGGCGAAGCCTGGCAACAAGGCCCGGTGATCCTCGCCTGGCCCGGCGTACTGGCCAGCGGCCAATGGGCAGGCTACAACCTGGTCATCCATGAGCTGGCGCACAAACTGGACATGCTCAACGGCGACGCCAACGGCCTGCCCCCGCTGCACAACGACATGCGCGTGCAGGAATGGGCCAGCGTGATGCAAAGCGCCTTCGACGACCTCAATCGCCAACTCGACGCCAACCCGGACGCTGACACCGAGATCGATCCGTACGCAGCGGAAAACCCGGCGGAATTTTTTGCCGTCACCAGCGAGTATTTTTTCAGCGCCCCGGATTTACTGGTCAGCCATTACCCACAGGTGTACGCCCAACTCAGCCGCTTTTACCGCCAGGACCCGCTGGCCCGCCTGACCCAACTGCAAGCCCACGACCCGCGCTACCAGCCACAGGGCGAATGA
- the ppa gene encoding inorganic diphosphatase: MSYSKIPAGKDLPNDIYVAIEIPANHAPIKYEIDKDSDCLFVDRFMATPMFYPANYGFIPNTLADDGDPLDVLVVTPYPVTPGSVIRARPVGILNMTDDGGGDAKVIAVPHDKLSQLYVDVKEYTDLPPLLLEQIKHFFENYKDLEKGKWVKIDGWGNADAARAEIMKSVAAYKG; this comes from the coding sequence ATGAGCTACAGCAAGATTCCGGCTGGCAAAGACCTGCCGAACGACATCTATGTCGCCATCGAAATTCCGGCCAACCACGCGCCGATCAAATACGAAATCGACAAAGACAGCGACTGCCTGTTCGTTGACCGTTTCATGGCCACCCCGATGTTCTACCCGGCCAACTACGGTTTCATCCCCAACACCCTGGCTGACGACGGTGACCCCCTCGACGTGCTGGTCGTGACCCCTTACCCGGTCACCCCAGGCTCGGTCATCCGCGCACGCCCGGTCGGCATCCTGAACATGACCGACGACGGCGGCGGCGATGCCAAAGTTATCGCAGTGCCACACGACAAGCTGTCCCAGCTGTACGTCGACGTGAAGGAATACACCGACCTGCCGCCACTGCTGCTGGAACAGATCAAGCACTTCTTCGAGAACTACAAAGACCTCGAAAAAGGCAAATGGGTGAAGATCGACGGTTGGGGCAACGCAGACGCTGCCCGCGCCGAGATCATGAAGTCGGTAGCCGCCTACAAAGGCTGA
- a CDS encoding DedA family protein codes for MDFNPLDLILHLDVYLDMLVTNYGPWIYAILFLVIFCETGLVVMPFLPGDSLLFIAGAVAAGGGMDPVLLAGLLMLAAILGDSTNYVIGRTVGERLFSNPNSKIFRRDYLQKTHDFYDKHGGKTVTLARFLPILRTFAPFVAGIARMPYPRFFGFSVLGTILWVGGLVTLGYFFGNVPFIKKNLSLLVVFIILLSLVPMIIGVVRSRFGRTSSEANPH; via the coding sequence ATGGATTTCAACCCGCTTGACCTTATCCTGCATCTCGACGTTTACCTCGACATGCTGGTAACCAACTACGGTCCGTGGATCTACGCCATTCTGTTCCTGGTGATTTTTTGCGAGACCGGCCTGGTGGTCATGCCGTTCCTGCCGGGTGATTCGTTGCTGTTCATTGCCGGCGCCGTCGCCGCAGGTGGCGGCATGGACCCGGTGCTGCTGGCCGGCCTGCTGATGCTGGCAGCCATCCTCGGCGACAGCACCAACTATGTAATAGGACGAACCGTGGGCGAGCGCTTGTTCAGCAACCCGAACTCGAAAATCTTCCGCCGTGACTACCTGCAGAAAACCCACGACTTTTACGACAAGCACGGCGGCAAGACCGTGACCCTGGCGCGCTTCCTGCCGATCCTGCGCACCTTCGCGCCGTTCGTCGCCGGCATTGCCAGGATGCCCTACCCGCGCTTCTTCGGTTTCAGCGTGCTGGGCACCATTCTCTGGGTCGGTGGCCTGGTGACCCTGGGTTACTTCTTCGGCAACGTGCCGTTTATCAAGAAGAACCTGTCGTTGCTGGTAGTGTTCATCATCCTGCTGTCCCTGGTGCCGATGATCATCGGCGTGGTGCGCAGCCGCTTTGGTCGCACCTCCTCCGAAGCCAATCCGCACTGA